CTTTTTTACCGCACCTGCTCTATTGCACCGCCATTTTCCAAGAGTTTATCAACAGCTTAAACTATTCTATCGCCAAGACCCGCTGGCGCGTTTAAATCGGTGCGCTTAAATCATTGATTCTCTGGTTTGCCGTTGTTCTCTTGGCTTTGGGTGAACTAGTGGACTGGTGCTGCACAACAGGTTACAATTTTATTTTGAGCAATTTGTATGGCGCAATTGACTAGTTAAAGGAAATAGCATGGCGGGATCGTTATTTGATCAGTTAAAAAAGTCCGGGTTGGTGAATGAGCATAAGGCCAAACAGATAAAAAGAGAGAAGTATCAGCAAACCAAACAACCGAAAAGTCAAAAAGACCTACAGTCAGAAAATGACGCCGCTAAGTTGGTCGCTGAAGCCAAACGTTTAAAGGCAGAAAAAGACCGTCAGCTAAATTTGGAGCGTCAACAGCAGCAAGCTGAGCGCGCTAAACAAGCTGAGTTAAAACAGATTTTGCAATCTAATCAGCTAAAAGGGTTTGGCGGTGAGATAGCTTTTAACTTTGCGGACGACAAACAGGTTAAAACCCTGCAAGTAAACGCCACGACCCATCAGCGTTTAGGGTCAGGTAAAATTCGTATCGCACGTTTAGAAGGTGCGTATTTACTGATACCCGATACAGCCGTTGAAAAAATCGAACTGCGTGACCCTAGCGTGCTGATTCCGTTTGCCGATAAAGACGATTCCAGCTCGCAACAAGACCAAGATTACTACGCCAAATTTGAAATCCCAGATGATTTGGTTTGGTAGGCGCTTAACCTATCCATAATGATGCTGATAAATGATGCAGTTATTAGGATGCTTAAGTTAATAGTTAAAAGCTATCGAAATGTAATAAATATTTAATTTGATTAATGAGTAAGTGCTGGTTAACATATAAATCAAGGTTAATAAATCTTATGCCTATATTAAGTTTATTAATTTATTGAGGTTAAATGTCTATTTAGGAGTTACAAGATGGAAAATCAAGAACAAATCATTTCATTACCACGCTTAAATGAACCAGCTCCAGCTTTTAATGCTGTAACCACTCATGGTCGTAAAACACTTGAAGACTACAAGGGCAAATGGCTAATTCTTTTTTCACACCCTGCGGACTTTACGCCCGTTTGTACCACAGAGTTTATTGCTTTCCAAGAGCGCAAGCCTCTGTTTGATGCAATGAACTGTGAGTTACTTGGCTTGTCCATTGACTCTCACCACTCTCATGTCGCTTGGATTTTAAATGTTAAAGAGAAGTTTGGTGTTGACTTGGAATTTCCAATTATTGCTGATCTTGATA
The nucleotide sequence above comes from Thiomicrospira sp. R3. Encoded proteins:
- a CDS encoding DUF2058 domain-containing protein, which produces MAGSLFDQLKKSGLVNEHKAKQIKREKYQQTKQPKSQKDLQSENDAAKLVAEAKRLKAEKDRQLNLERQQQQAERAKQAELKQILQSNQLKGFGGEIAFNFADDKQVKTLQVNATTHQRLGSGKIRIARLEGAYLLIPDTAVEKIELRDPSVLIPFADKDDSSSQQDQDYYAKFEIPDDLVW
- a CDS encoding peroxiredoxin, whose product is MENQEQIISLPRLNEPAPAFNAVTTHGRKTLEDYKGKWLILFSHPADFTPVCTTEFIAFQERKPLFDAMNCELLGLSIDSHHSHVAWILNVKEKFGVDLEFPIIADLDMKVAKNYGMVHPGAADTSAVRATFIIDDKGVLRAMMYYPMSNGRSMDEFVRLVKAMQTSDEHKVATPAAWQPGDKVIVPPAATIEEAKARMASGEYDCVDFYFCTKSI